A genomic stretch from Acidobacteriota bacterium includes:
- a CDS encoding universal stress protein: MTTIQKILFPTDFSRCADQALSHAAFLARRFGAELHLLHAVVLHGDDPANPIYEFPDPDELYRLAEEAAKQRLEGLLPEVGSELKIHRAHRRGIAPAAVILEYASEVGVDLIIVGTHGRRGLGRLVLGSVAEEVVRLASCPVMTLREQEDPRPVEALERILVPVDFSDPSKRALDSAVELARVYDSHLQLLHVVQPMAYPQVYFPGSTSAVTADYAAITRYSQEGLDELAAEYPQLKGRISTHVLEGYPATTISDFAKDHDSDLVVISTHGHTGLAHLLLGSVAEKVVRLAEMPVFVVKAFEGGEEES; the protein is encoded by the coding sequence ATGACGACTATCCAGAAGATTCTCTTTCCTACCGACTTTTCCCGTTGCGCCGATCAGGCTCTCAGCCACGCCGCCTTCCTGGCGCGCCGCTTCGGTGCGGAGCTCCACCTGCTCCACGCCGTCGTGCTCCACGGCGACGATCCGGCCAACCCGATCTACGAGTTCCCGGACCCCGACGAGCTATACCGTCTGGCGGAGGAGGCGGCGAAGCAGCGCCTCGAAGGCTTGTTGCCGGAGGTCGGTAGCGAGCTCAAGATCCATCGCGCTCACCGCCGGGGCATCGCGCCGGCGGCGGTGATCCTCGAATACGCTTCGGAGGTGGGGGTCGACCTCATCATCGTCGGCACCCACGGTCGCCGCGGCCTCGGCAGATTGGTGCTCGGCAGCGTCGCCGAAGAGGTGGTGCGCCTGGCTTCCTGCCCGGTGATGACCCTGCGGGAGCAGGAGGATCCCCGGCCCGTGGAGGCGCTGGAGCGGATCCTGGTGCCGGTGGACTTCTCCGATCCTTCCAAGCGTGCCCTGGATTCGGCGGTGGAGCTGGCGCGGGTCTACGATTCCCACCTGCAGCTGCTGCACGTGGTCCAGCCCATGGCCTACCCGCAGGTCTATTTCCCCGGCAGCACCTCCGCCGTCACCGCCGACTACGCGGCCATCACCCGCTACTCCCAGGAGGGGTTGGACGAGCTGGCGGCGGAGTATCCCCAGCTCAAGGGACGCATCTCCACCCACGTGCTGGAGGGGTACCCCGCCACCACCATCAGCGATTTCGCCAAGGACCACGACAGCGACCTCGTGGTCATCTCCACCCACGGCCACACCGGTCTGGCTCACCTGCTCCTGGGCAGCGTGGCGGAGAAGGTGGT
- a CDS encoding universal stress protein gives MSKYNTVLATTDFSEAASAGVLAAADLAEALDADLKLIYVAEDRMPPLGMTTEQQRKDIRQRHEDLARESLDKLAAKLLGDKPVEAILRIGNPAAEIVACADEVGADFIVMATRGFGSVGQMIFGSTTQKVLHNAQCPVISVRSSDD, from the coding sequence GTGTCGAAATACAATACCGTGCTTGCAACCACCGACTTCTCCGAGGCCGCCAGCGCCGGCGTCCTCGCCGCCGCCGACCTTGCCGAAGCCCTGGATGCCGACCTCAAGCTGATCTACGTGGCGGAAGACCGCATGCCGCCGCTGGGCATGACCACCGAGCAACAGCGCAAAGACATCCGGCAACGCCACGAGGATCTCGCCCGCGAATCCCTCGACAAGCTGGCGGCGAAGCTCCTGGGGGACAAGCCCGTGGAGGCGATCCTGCGCATTGGCAACCCGGCGGCGGAGATCGTCGCCTGTGCCGACGAGGTGGGCGCCGACTTCATCGTCATGGCCACCCGCGGATTCGGCTCGGTGGGTCAGATGATCTTCGGCAGCACGACCCAGAAGGTGCTGCACAATGCGCAGTGCCCGGTGATTTCGGTGCGCTCGAGCGACGACTGA
- the hemF gene encoding oxygen-dependent coproporphyrinogen oxidase produces MVNESDIKGVEAYLRGLQDRICSALEGLDGEATFRQDEWTRREGGGGRSRVLSGGAVFEKAGVGYSDVHGPGMPAAATEQRPQLAGRSFRAMGVSLVIHPLNPYVPTSHANVRFFIAEKEGEDPVWWFGGGFDLTPYYPFLEDAVHWHTQAEEACRPFGNDVYPRFKEWCDDYFYLPHRQETRGIGGLFFDDLNVWGFERCFAFQRSVGDHYLSAYLPIVERRKDTPYGERERDFQLYRRGRYAEFNLIYDRGTLFGLQSGGRTESILMSLPPLAAWRYDWRPEAGSPEEELYRDYLRPRDWLAAVS; encoded by the coding sequence ATGGTAAACGAAAGTGACATCAAAGGTGTAGAGGCTTATCTCCGCGGTCTTCAGGATCGCATCTGTTCCGCCCTGGAAGGGCTCGACGGCGAGGCCACGTTTCGCCAGGACGAGTGGACCCGCCGAGAGGGGGGAGGGGGCCGCAGCCGGGTGCTCTCCGGCGGTGCGGTGTTCGAAAAGGCGGGGGTTGGATACTCCGACGTCCACGGCCCCGGAATGCCGGCGGCGGCCACCGAGCAGCGGCCCCAGCTGGCCGGCCGCAGTTTCCGTGCCATGGGGGTTTCGCTGGTCATCCACCCGCTCAACCCCTACGTCCCCACCAGCCACGCCAACGTCCGCTTCTTCATCGCGGAGAAGGAGGGGGAGGATCCGGTGTGGTGGTTCGGCGGCGGTTTCGACCTGACGCCCTACTATCCCTTCCTGGAGGATGCGGTGCACTGGCACACCCAGGCGGAGGAGGCTTGCCGGCCCTTCGGCAACGACGTCTATCCGCGCTTCAAGGAATGGTGTGACGATTATTTCTACCTGCCCCATCGGCAGGAGACCCGGGGCATCGGCGGACTTTTCTTCGATGACCTCAACGTCTGGGGCTTCGAGCGCTGCTTCGCCTTCCAGCGCAGCGTCGGCGACCACTACCTGTCCGCCTACCTACCCATCGTCGAGCGCCGCAAAGACACTCCCTACGGCGAGCGGGAGCGGGACTTCCAGCTCTACCGCCGGGGCCGCTACGCCGAGTTCAACCTGATCTACGACCGCGGCACCCTCTTCGGCCTGCAGTCCGGCGGACGCACCGAGTCCATCCTCATGTCGCTGCCGCCGCTGGCGGCCTGGCGCTATGACTGGCGTCCCGAGGCCGGCTCGCCGGAGGAAGAGCTCTACCGCGATTACCTCCGGCCCCGGGACTGGCTGGCGGCGGTTTCCTGA